The following coding sequences lie in one Zingiber officinale cultivar Zhangliang chromosome 2B, Zo_v1.1, whole genome shotgun sequence genomic window:
- the LOC122045280 gene encoding protein ALTERED PHOSPHATE STARVATION RESPONSE 1-like codes for MGGCAASRLGSSSEEEGPVALCRERKRLIRAAVDCRYELAAAHAAYIHSLNAVAAAAAIDVFVCRLSVPTPFLITLPSGAAVSSPPCAYLRQTPTEPKTESLPCRASPPPSSPSGSNSTEAAESVEEETSETSCGRYFFSATGPMPPSPSSEVFGWDFFGPFDEVQRAAEPAITAGRLDRSSDEYLRAVREQEGIPDLEEADEYEEEEEEEEEAKGDTSAVERVTDCGGNTAAMEIIAASQEVESVLSEKAAGEGRDLLQALREIEDHFIKAYHSGKDVSRMLECNSFKHRAVHEENKESSSKAIRAITWHRSVSVSSSDRSLVTSSSNSASSEILDEYVGMESGRHSQTLGRLYAWEKKLYEQVKAGDQVWQAYLKKCMKLKNQEVKGSKSSSVEKNQAIARDLHAEICVALQASQSISQRLEKLRDEELQPQIIELLQGLSRMWNIMLESHESQKQVMFEVSTFICPEYGKFTNNTNRLATVTLEAELRNWRSCFIGYVAAQKAYAKAIHAWLSKFLASDVEYYSRTRSLLPSYRAGTPPLVVMSHEWLTSLRKLPDQAVSLGMQNFIRTVQGLWIKQGEEQQQKRKVDRLTKELDRRVLALVELEQSENKPDSDMWQQVEYLSRKKELLDMFRKKLESDKVKHQDCLHKTREITINGFKIGLASIFESLTQFAKDSVSLYDALLMQEKGKVVHQIIEKTTCTEAHGHG; via the exons ATGGGTGGCTGTGCGGCGTCCAGGCTTGGGTCCAGCAGCGAGGAGGAAGGCCCGGTGGCGCTCTGTCGCGAGAGGAAGCGCCTCATCAGAGCTGCGGTCGACTGCCGCTACGAACTCGCCGCCGCTCACGCCGCCTACATCCACTCCCTCAAcgccgtcgccgccgccgccgccatcgACGTTTTCGTCTGCCGCCTCTCCGTCCCCACTCCCTTCCTCATTACCCTCCCTAGCGGCGCTGCAGTTTCTTCCCCTCCCTGTGCCTACCTCCGCCAGACGCCGACGGAGCCAAAGACCGAATCTTTGCCCTGCCGCGCTTCTCCTCCCCCCTCCTCTCCCTCGGGCTCGAACTCCACAGAGGCAGCTGAGTCAGTGGAGGAGGAGACAAGTGAAACGAGTTGCGGTCGCTACTTCTTCTCCGCAACAGGGCCAATGCCGCCGTCTCCCTCGTCGGAGGTGTTCGGTTGGGACTTCTTCGGCCCGTTCGACGAGGTCCAACGCGCAGCGGAACCGGCAATCACAGCTGGGCGACTCGACCGGAGTTCAGATGAGTATCTGAGGGCGGTGAGGGAGCAAGAAGGCATCCCGGATCTCGAGGAAGCCGATGaatacgaagaagaagaagaagaagaagaagaggcgaaAGGCGACACTTCAGCTGTAGAAAGAGTAACCGACTGCGGCGGCAACACAGCAGCGATGGAGATCATCGCCGCGAGCCAAGAAGTGGAGTCGGTTCTGTCCGAGAAGGCAGCAGGAGAGGGCAGAGATCTACTGCAAGCGCTGAGAGAAATCGAAGACCACTTCATCAAGGCGTACCATTCTGGGAAGGACGTCTCAAGGATGTTGGAGTGCAACTCTTTTAAACACCGAGCAGTTCATGAAGAGAACAAAG AGAGTTCATCCAAAGCTATTCGAGCTATTACATGGCATCGGTCTGTATCGGTCTCGTCCTCGGATAGAAGTCTAGTTACATCAAGCTCAAACAGCGCATCGAGCGAAATTTTGGATGAGTATGTTGGAATGGAGTCTGGAAGACATTCACAGACTCTAGGAAGGTTGTATGCTTGGGAGAAAAAGCTATATGAACAAGTGAAG GCTGGAGACCAGGTTTGGCAAGCTTATCTGAAAAAATGCATGAAACTAAAAAACCAAGAAGTGAAAGGATCAAAATCAAGCTCGGTGGAGAAAAATCAGGCTATCGCAAGAGATCTACACGCGGAGATATGTGTGGCATTACAAGCTTCTCAATCCATATCACAGAGATTAGAGAAATTAAGAGATGAGGAGCTACAACCGCAAATCATAGAGCTTCTACAAGG CTTATCCCGGATGTGGAATATAATGCTCGAGTCTCATGAGTCTCAGAAACAAGTAATGTTTGAAGTGAGCACATTCATATGCCCTGAATATGGAAAATTCACTAACAATACTAATCGTCTGGCGACTGTTACTTTGGAGGCTGAGCTTCGCAACTGGAGATCATGCTTTATAGGCTATGTAGCGGCACAGAAAGCATATGCCAAAGCTATTCATGCATGGTTATCGAAGTTCCTTGCGTCTGATGTCGAATACTATTCTCGAACTAGATCTTTATTACCTTCTTACAGAGCTGGAACACCTCCTTTAGTTGTTATGTCTCATGAATGGCTGACCTCACTAAGGAAGCTGCCTGATCAAGCTGTATCCTTGGGAATGCAAAATTTCATCAGAACGGTTCAGGGATTGTGGATTAAGCAGGGGGAGGAACAACAGCAAAAGAGAAAAGTCGACAGACTCACCAAAGAGCTCGACCGCAGGGTCCTGGCACTTGTGGAACTCGAGCAGTCTGAGAACAAACCTGATTCTGATATGTGGCAGCAAGTAGAGTATTTATCCAGAAAGAAAGAGCTGCTAGACATGTTCAGGAAAAAACTGGAATCTGACAAAGTGAAACATCAAGATTGTCTGCACAAGACCCGCGAAATCACTATCAATGGATTCAAAATTGGATTGGCTAGCATTTTTGAATCACTAACGCAGTTCGCGAAGGATTCGGTCAGCCTGTATGATGCTCTCTTGATGCAGGAAAAGGGGAAGGTGGTGCATCAGATTATTGAGAAGACTACTTGCACAGAGGCTCATGGACATGGATAA